The Halorussus limi genome has a segment encoding these proteins:
- a CDS encoding ATP-binding protein: MSDTPTTTGTTNRPPSIFDSCEPRQDVLTGELAEDQFAASLADVAHSDDAPNVYADPRLFFEKTYPTSGLQELLTRLATRFVGAHNDDYTGTNGILRLDTSFGGGKTHNQIAAYHLAESPSAVPDLSDFILDQDIADEYTDAAALGLDVNSAVFVGTHVDAEDARSNYDDPDAPATKTMWGEMAYQLFGREGYEFLRENDENRTPPGTTKLERLFERNDNPSLILIDEIAAYLEQAAAVEIGDSTLAKQTNTFLMSLLSATQNNDKVTVVLSIADTAFADQAEDVRGLVSETISEFNSISDRVEGSITPTEDNEIAAVLRHRLFESVAEDGRDATVDAYMSLYTGDRDSFPDSATNPEHRDRLEDSYPIHPTVIDTLTEELDSLPSFQRTRGALKLLSRAVYRLWQHQSDYQERHFVRLFDMHPSDGDVRSTLLRLFSSVDMDFEAAIKADIFSEDGTANAEEEDRNWVKNGHPPLGTHLTTAILWKSIVKGADGRGTTRRPLRHAIANTEVELAHYDDALNNLLGEGRRSACFYLHGDNGEKIQFKSEPNLTKLIDSVVEQLQDGLARRHLEEALDEALGQGSLNVIVGPEEPHEIPDTADEAHLCVMDFDTVTITDYETVPEAIQTLFKNTASSSGGQKTPRVFKNNVVFLAASANDVSDAKRTAERVAAIKHIQNNLGDQYELNTEQQDKLGERLDSAKGTLDQDIKKAYTHLYFPTGDGLAHRNVTTDSTIHQSVIEKLDEAGAIIPEGEDAYGVDWFEATIWNVGSASMTTRAIEEQFGKRQDAEILLSPIPLRKTIAQLVREDGYAYWDEEQKTGYYTPETTLTATDHELDDAKNLHAGLSYQDVKLSQSHTLYTSLDELVDDVGSEIDWEEPDEDEEQEDETTDDDEETGGSSGGGSGGDDDPEPFSKLIEVRTSEPAHVSRALQEMRADIADELTSAREEYDGHPDELTPIVEGVWIHLDGADAWKGAWFTANKLSNDEDFAEDTTMDFDYEANDGADSKSEFEVDFNGRPEVFASHLRFNMEPEDLANPDGGRTAEAEFAIEFDEGDDRLYGDTFDALDELLAVDNAFTVTMHTQIRLIESSEVTQV, encoded by the coding sequence ATGAGCGATACGCCCACAACCACCGGCACGACGAATCGACCGCCGAGTATTTTCGACTCTTGCGAACCTCGCCAGGACGTTCTCACCGGCGAACTCGCCGAGGACCAATTCGCGGCTAGCCTCGCGGACGTCGCCCACAGCGACGACGCTCCTAATGTCTACGCTGACCCTCGACTCTTCTTCGAGAAAACCTACCCCACTAGCGGTCTTCAGGAGCTTCTCACTCGTCTCGCAACCCGTTTCGTCGGCGCACATAACGACGACTACACCGGTACGAACGGCATTCTCCGACTCGACACGAGCTTCGGTGGCGGGAAAACCCACAACCAGATCGCCGCGTATCACCTCGCAGAATCGCCGAGTGCTGTCCCCGATCTGTCTGACTTCATCCTCGACCAAGACATCGCCGATGAGTATACTGACGCCGCTGCACTTGGTCTCGACGTCAACTCAGCCGTCTTCGTGGGCACACACGTCGACGCCGAGGACGCTCGCTCGAACTACGACGACCCTGACGCCCCCGCGACGAAGACGATGTGGGGCGAAATGGCCTACCAGCTGTTCGGGCGGGAAGGCTACGAGTTCCTGCGCGAAAACGACGAGAACCGAACGCCTCCAGGAACGACCAAACTCGAGCGGCTCTTCGAGCGGAACGATAATCCATCGCTCATCCTCATCGACGAGATCGCCGCATATCTCGAGCAAGCTGCCGCTGTCGAAATCGGAGATTCGACGCTCGCGAAGCAGACGAATACCTTCCTGATGTCGCTGCTGTCCGCGACGCAGAACAACGACAAGGTCACTGTTGTCCTCAGTATCGCGGACACCGCCTTCGCCGACCAAGCCGAAGACGTCCGTGGTCTCGTCTCCGAGACCATCTCTGAGTTCAACAGTATCAGCGACCGTGTCGAGGGCTCCATTACGCCGACGGAGGACAACGAAATTGCCGCTGTCCTGCGACACCGCTTGTTCGAGAGCGTCGCGGAAGATGGGCGCGATGCAACTGTTGATGCCTACATGTCCCTCTACACGGGTGATCGTGACTCCTTCCCCGACAGTGCGACGAACCCGGAACACCGAGACCGCCTCGAAGACAGCTACCCGATTCATCCGACGGTCATCGATACACTCACAGAGGAACTGGACTCCCTCCCGTCGTTCCAGCGCACTCGTGGTGCGCTCAAGCTCCTCTCCCGCGCAGTCTACCGCCTCTGGCAGCACCAGAGCGACTACCAAGAACGCCACTTCGTTCGTCTGTTCGATATGCATCCCTCCGATGGGGACGTTCGTTCGACGCTTCTCCGGCTGTTCTCGTCGGTCGACATGGACTTCGAGGCCGCGATCAAAGCCGACATCTTCTCGGAAGATGGCACGGCGAACGCAGAGGAAGAGGACCGGAATTGGGTCAAGAACGGACACCCCCCACTCGGAACACATCTGACGACGGCAATCCTCTGGAAAAGCATCGTGAAGGGCGCCGACGGGCGCGGCACTACACGCCGGCCTCTTCGACACGCGATCGCCAACACCGAAGTCGAGCTAGCGCACTACGACGACGCGCTCAATAACCTCCTTGGAGAGGGACGTCGGTCTGCGTGTTTCTACCTGCACGGAGACAACGGTGAGAAGATCCAGTTCAAGTCAGAGCCGAACCTCACGAAACTCATCGATTCCGTCGTCGAGCAACTGCAAGACGGGCTCGCCCGTCGGCATCTCGAGGAAGCCCTCGACGAGGCGCTCGGTCAGGGTAGTCTGAATGTAATTGTCGGGCCGGAAGAGCCACACGAAATCCCGGATACGGCCGACGAAGCGCATCTGTGCGTGATGGACTTCGATACGGTCACCATCACGGACTACGAGACCGTCCCCGAGGCAATCCAAACGCTGTTCAAGAATACAGCATCGTCGAGTGGCGGGCAGAAGACGCCACGGGTGTTCAAGAACAACGTCGTCTTCCTCGCCGCGAGCGCGAACGACGTGTCCGACGCAAAGCGGACCGCAGAGCGCGTCGCTGCCATCAAACACATCCAGAATAACCTCGGCGACCAGTACGAGCTCAACACCGAACAGCAGGACAAGCTCGGTGAACGCCTCGATAGCGCGAAGGGCACGCTCGATCAGGACATCAAAAAGGCGTATACGCATCTCTACTTCCCGACTGGAGATGGCCTGGCTCATCGGAACGTCACCACCGACAGCACCATCCATCAGAGTGTCATCGAGAAGCTCGATGAAGCAGGCGCGATCATCCCCGAAGGAGAGGACGCCTACGGTGTTGACTGGTTCGAGGCGACGATCTGGAACGTCGGCTCGGCCTCGATGACAACGAGAGCAATCGAAGAACAGTTCGGGAAACGCCAGGATGCTGAGATTCTCCTGTCACCTATCCCACTGCGAAAGACGATCGCCCAGCTCGTCCGTGAAGACGGGTACGCCTACTGGGACGAGGAGCAGAAGACCGGGTACTACACGCCCGAGACGACCCTCACGGCAACCGATCACGAGCTCGACGACGCGAAGAATCTGCACGCGGGGCTCAGCTATCAGGACGTGAAGCTCTCGCAGTCGCACACACTCTACACCTCGCTCGATGAGCTGGTCGACGACGTCGGGAGTGAAATCGACTGGGAGGAACCCGACGAAGACGAAGAGCAAGAGGACGAGACTACTGACGATGATGAGGAGACTGGCGGCAGTAGTGGCGGCGGTTCAGGTGGCGATGACGACCCTGAGCCGTTCAGTAAACTCATCGAAGTTCGCACCTCTGAGCCCGCACACGTCTCTCGGGCCCTGCAGGAAATGCGGGCTGACATCGCGGATGAGCTTACCAGCGCTCGCGAGGAATACGACGGACACCCTGACGAACTGACGCCCATCGTCGAAGGCGTCTGGATCCATCTGGACGGGGCTGATGCGTGGAAGGGCGCGTGGTTCACTGCGAACAAACTCAGCAACGATGAGGATTTCGCAGAGGACACGACGATGGACTTCGATTATGAGGCCAACGACGGAGCCGACTCGAAATCGGAGTTCGAAGTCGATTTCAATGGACGCCCAGAGGTCTTCGCAAGCCACCTCCGATTCAACATGGAGCCGGAAGATCTCGCGAATCCGGATGGCGGTCGTACCGCTGAAGCCGAGTTCGCGATTGAGTTCGACGAGGGCGATGATCGCCTCTATGGCGATACGTTCGACGCCCTGGACGAACTCCTCGCTGTCGACAACGCGTTCACCGTCACGATGCACACGCAAATCCGTCTGATCGAATCCAGCGAGGTGACCCAAGTATGA